The sequence GGACTTGAGAAAGATTTACATTTTGCAGCGAATAATCAAAAACTGTGAACTGTAAAGCAAATTTACTTGACAAAAATATGCAAATTTAAATATAATCTCATCATGACAGAAGAAAACGACAACGACAGCGACATTTTAAGGCGCAGGATACATTTTAACTTGCTGTATGATTTCTACTCGCCGTTATTGACAGTGAGACAAAGGAAAATTTACGAGACTCTATGTTTCAGCGATTTAACTCTAAGTGAGGCCGCAGAAGTTCTCGGAATAAGCAGACAAGCCGTACATATCCTAGCACGCAA comes from Synergistaceae bacterium and encodes:
- a CDS encoding DNA-binding protein is translated as MTEENDNDSDILRRRIHFNLLYDFYSPLLTVRQRKIYETLCFSDLTLSEAAEVLGISRQAVHILARKIMDKLDGLEKDLHFAANTQKLESRVKELEQENKSLREELLILRKGER